The DNA window ATTGATGGAAGGATTACTGAACTCAAAAGCCTCAGAATCCTGGAATTGTATGGTAATCTCTTCACAGGAATGATTCCTCAGAACATCGGGAGGCTCTCCAACTTGGAGGTGCTGAAGCTTCATATAAACAGGCTCAATGGCACAATTCCTTCGTCGCTCACGAATTGCACGAAACTGACAACACTGTATTTAAGAGTCAACTTTCTGGGAGGTGAGCTTTCTGCTTTTGATTTCTCGAGATTTGTGCAACTAAGGTCAGTTGATCTGGGCAATAACAACTTCAGTGGGGGCTTGCCCGAGAGCCTTTTCCAGTGCAAAACGCTCGTCGCTCTTCGGCTGGCGACTAACTCGTTAAATGGAGAGATTTCTCCCAGTATAACGGCTTTACAGAATCTGTCGTTTGTCTCCCTATCTAACAACAGCCTAACCAATATATCAGGTGCATTATCGATCCTGCAAGGGTGCAAGAATCTCAAAACACTAACCCTCTCCTTGAATTTCTATCATGAACAACTGCCTGATGATGAGAACTTCACCAGCTCGGACGGTTTTCAAAATATCCAAGTATTGGCTTTGGGTGGGAATGCATTCACTGGTGTAATTCCAATGTGGATAATCAAGCTAGCGAAGCTGGAGGTTCTTGATCTCTCACATAACAACCTAACGGGCACTATTCCGAGTTGGGTTGGGAATTTCCAAAACCTTTTCTACTTAGATTTATCATTCAATCTACTTTCAGGATACTTCCCGATGGAATTTACCACATTGAGGAGGCTGGCTTTCCAGAAAAATTCGGACGAAGTCGACAGCAGTTACTTGGAGTTGCCTGTGTTTGTTCAGCCATATAATGCCTCCAATCAGCAATACAATCAGCTCACAAACTTACCACCAGCTTTATATCTTGGTAATAACAGTTTATCCGGTACTATCCCGGTAGAGATAGGTCAATTGAAGTTTATATTAGCCTTGGATCTTAGCAATAACAGTTTTTCTGGCAGTATTCCAAAGACGATATCTAATCTCACTAACTTGGAGAAACTGGACCTCTCTGGAAACCAACTTTCTGGCCAAATCCCAGCATCGCTTCGAAATCTCCATTTCTTGTCTTTTTTCAATGTTGCATATAATAATCTTGAAGGTCCCATACCCACAGGGGGGCAGTTCGACACATTCCCAAATTCAAGCTTTGAAGGGAACCCGGGGTTGTGTGGTCGGGTGAATCCTTGCTCTGGTCAATCGGGCACcattactaaatcaacaaaGCGAAGCGGGATAAGTAAGAAAACCGTTGTTTTACTGACACTCGTGATCTGTCCAACTATTTTTGCACTAAGTCTGATATTATTCTGGGTCTTTTCAAAGAGAAAAATCCAACCGAAAGATACCTCAGAGAGAAACGATCTAGAGACAGTGTCCTTCAACTCATCTGGAGTATATCCCAGGGATAAAGAGGACAATAGCATAGTCATATTGTTTGACAACAGCAAGAAAAAAATAGAAGATCTAACGATAAATGATATCTTGAAAGCCACAGATGATTTTAACCAATCAAATATAATCGGTTGTGGAGGTTTCGGATTGGTGTACAGAGCGATTTTGGTGGATGGCACTAAACTGGCAATCAAGAAGCTTTCTGGAGACATGGGTTTGATGGAAAGGGAGTTCAAAGCAGAGGTTGAAGCATTATCGACAGCCCAACACGAGAACCTTGTTAGTTTGCTAGGTTACTCTGTGCATGCCGGATTCAGATTGTTGATATATTCTTATATGGAGAAAGGGAGCCTGGACTACTGGTTGCATGAAAAACCTGATGGAGCAATCCAGCTCAGCTGGACAATTCGACTGAAGATTGCTCGAGGGGCTAGTTTTGGAGTGGCTTACATGCACCAGACCTGTGAACCACACATTGTTCACCGCGATCTGAAGTCCAGTAACATCCTTCTCGATCAAAACTTCGAAGCACGTGTGGCAGATTTTGGGTTGGCAAGACTGATTCTTCCGTATCGGACGCATGTCACCACTGAATTGGTTGGTACCCTTGGTTACATCCCACCAGAATACAGTCAGTCCTGGATAGCTACATTAAGAGGTGATATTTACAGCTTCGGAGTTGTCCTGCTTGAGCTATTAACAGGCAAGAGACCTGTTGAGTTGTTCAGGCCGAAGAAGGAGAGGGAGTTGGTTGCATGGGTACAACAGTTGAGGAATGAGGGAAAACAAGAGGAAATCTTTGATCCTCTCCTAAAAGGCAAAGGCTTTGAGCAAGAGATGCTGCGTGTGCTCGATGTCGCGTGCATGTGCGTAAACCAGAACCCCATGAAGAGGCCGACTATAAGAGAAGTGGTCGATTGGCTCGAGAATGTAGGGTCCTAGCAGCTGACTTGTACCAGCAAAACCTCAACAAGCTCGGCGGATTGGCACGCAACTCTGAATTTGTTCTTGATATGTGAATATTCGTTACTGACTTTCGGGTGATTGTTCTCCCATGTTATAGATTTCTGTAGATAATTTttgagaaatgaaagaaataaaATCATAGCTATAGCAGCACATAAGGTGACATCAAAACATTGACATATTTTTCAGAACGCCTAATATTACATGGAAGCTAATACAGAATTATATTATTAGCTTCCCTTGCTATCACAACCAATACCTTTATTTTACTGAAGATTTTGTACCAAATGTAAAATTCATTTTCAACTTTAGAAGTTATATCTTCTATTCCCACACAAAAATTCTGGTATTCTATAAAATATccatttataaatttatatttaaacattttacgttgaaaaaaattatttaaatgcatcatttcatttgattaattaatttgatttgcttactttaaattaataaattatcgTAGTAAATTAAATAGCACacacaaattaataatttttatatcataTATGACAAATAACCCtagtttttatataatattcatTGTGATtaataaatacaaaaaaaataaaattattttatgactaaaaatattatttacatAAATCTagtttttataaatattaattgTGAATAATAactacataaaataattttacaattatttgttttatgactaaaattattatttacatCAGTATAACGTTAAAAAAATTGAACTTGATTTTCTGAAACATCAAGAAGGACAAAGCTGGAATTCTGAAGAAAATtagatttaaataaaaaataattcacAGAATTGACCtacattttaaatttattgtcAACATCAATAATGTATTATCCAGTTGCGTCCGTTCGTACCTGTAACATCAAATAAATGagtattattaaagaatttttttaatgtggtagcttaattatattaaaattgttAATAAAAAAATGGATTGACATTCTAATCGTGTTGTCATGATATGTGAGACTTGCAAATTTTGAATTCAATCCACCCGATCGAGGATAATGCTCGATCCAATGATTATTAGTTTTTATTTGAAGTTAAACATAAACCCCACATATTTGATCAAAAATATGtttattgtgagacggtctcacgaatctttatctatgagacggatcaactttaccaatatttacaataaaaaataatacttttagcataaaaaataatattttttaataaattatctaaataaaagatatgtatcacaaaatacgatccgttgTTTGATTTACATCAATTGTGCTCGTCAGATGTGTAATGTGGCTAATATTTCCTCGAAAACCTGTTGGGACATAAATGACCAAACTTATTTGCAAATACCATCAAGAAGCTATAGGTCATTTTCCGAATTGAATTTTCTCATCCTCCATCACTTTCAAGGTTATTTATTTGAGATTATTTATTGTCTATTGCCCAAGATGGATTTGATTCAACTTATCGGATGTCACCATAGGGATATGATATAAGTGTTTTCgtaaaataattatcaaattgtTTTGTCAAATAATCCCCAATCTTCTTAATTCCCAAGCTTGCCAAACCAAATCAGTGCAAAGGttcattttattttgtaaaataatgTTTAAAACAATACAGACGCAATCAATACCTGAATAGCAGATATGTTATTTTGCGCAATTTGATgcgagaagaagattttcaatcGAAGCAAAAAACAGAATCCACCACGATGCTTTCATACGTGCCTCCCTCAATGTTTTTCCAATAGTTGCAACCCCAAATTATTTTCTAATATGCTCGTTTTTTAGTCTACTCATTATTGTGTGTGTTAACACTTCTATTTTATTATCCTCATCTctgaaaatattatatttttcacgTTGTCACGTCCCAAAACCGAAGCATATGGACACAAGTGTTGTTCCTAAATCATATATTCGAAAACAACTAACTTCAGATGTTGTTAGAGTATGTGTCCGTCGAGCTAAGTGTTGGccaagtgttcacaatgaaactcgatgtataaacaatctttatacacaagtgctaactttttagatcccgttgagaaataaaatatttcaatgtgttgaacggcttataaaggagtttataagcgcaaagaaaaatagaagtatgacttctatgagagcaTCTACATTGGTTTGTTTTTTGAATGTTATAATGATGAATATTAATTTCCAACCAATGTGATTCTCAGTTATAACTGCCACATAAGCTGTTGCGTTCATATGTTTTAACGGaaggttcgatcctgggtgtgggggcagtgTCCACACCCAGGATCAAGGGTTGAGATTCATATCATGggtgataaaaaaattaaaaaaaaaaaattgggccagaAAAAATTTTGACCCTTGGATGTACCCCTGCAGACACTGCCTGCAGAGGTAGGGTGAAATAATCCTGTTTTAACACCATTTGAaagaattttctttttctttttctttttttaagtCTCATACTGATACGTATGTACACGCACCCTGCTTAAATTTATGTACTGGACCAGCACGCTCTCTTGAAGG is part of the Primulina eburnea isolate SZY01 chromosome 1, ASM2296580v1, whole genome shotgun sequence genome and encodes:
- the LOC140830168 gene encoding tyrosine-sulfated glycopeptide receptor 1-like, producing the protein MLLSISNPCSLLNVMLITVSVISFCCVDTCHGSCNELDLDSLSLLNLSVSAAPPLNWSVSADCCAWEGVGCDSSSGRVTSLWLPSRGIVGTIPTSFLNLTSLSMLSLSHNGLSGPLPDGFFSSLNLLRVVDLSLNRLTGELAQWDELPATIQEFNLSSNHFLGRIHSFFFQQGLSLRRFDVSNNSFSGSIPSGVCGFSPSIQRLDFSNNEFAGSIPQGFSSCSNLVSLRAGFNNFSGGVPQDVFGLSGLEEMYFPGNRLSGYIDGRITELKSLRILELYGNLFTGMIPQNIGRLSNLEVLKLHINRLNGTIPSSLTNCTKLTTLYLRVNFLGGELSAFDFSRFVQLRSVDLGNNNFSGGLPESLFQCKTLVALRLATNSLNGEISPSITALQNLSFVSLSNNSLTNISGALSILQGCKNLKTLTLSLNFYHEQLPDDENFTSSDGFQNIQVLALGGNAFTGVIPMWIIKLAKLEVLDLSHNNLTGTIPSWVGNFQNLFYLDLSFNLLSGYFPMEFTTLRRLAFQKNSDEVDSSYLELPVFVQPYNASNQQYNQLTNLPPALYLGNNSLSGTIPVEIGQLKFILALDLSNNSFSGSIPKTISNLTNLEKLDLSGNQLSGQIPASLRNLHFLSFFNVAYNNLEGPIPTGGQFDTFPNSSFEGNPGLCGRVNPCSGQSGTITKSTKRSGISKKTVVLLTLVICPTIFALSLILFWVFSKRKIQPKDTSERNDLETVSFNSSGVYPRDKEDNSIVILFDNSKKKIEDLTINDILKATDDFNQSNIIGCGGFGLVYRAILVDGTKLAIKKLSGDMGLMEREFKAEVEALSTAQHENLVSLLGYSVHAGFRLLIYSYMEKGSLDYWLHEKPDGAIQLSWTIRLKIARGASFGVAYMHQTCEPHIVHRDLKSSNILLDQNFEARVADFGLARLILPYRTHVTTELVGTLGYIPPEYSQSWIATLRGDIYSFGVVLLELLTGKRPVELFRPKKERELVAWVQQLRNEGKQEEIFDPLLKGKGFEQEMLRVLDVACMCVNQNPMKRPTIREVVDWLENVGS